From the Streptomyces sp. NBC_01216 genome, the window CGCCCGTCCACGCCCGCACCCTCGCGGCGGCGCTGCCACGGTGCGTGGGGCTCGTCGAACTGCCGGGCATGGGCCACATGACACCGGTGGAGGCCCCGGAGGCCGTCACCGCGCAGATCCGCGAACTGACCGCCACGTACCTGGGTGTGAAGGAGGACACATGAGCAGGGTGAGCCTGGAGGGACAGGTCGCGGTCGTCACGGGCGCGGCCCGTGGTGTCGGCGAGCTGCTCGCCCGCAAGCTGTCCGCGCGCGGCGCGCGGATCGCGCTGGTCGGCCTGGAGCCGGAGGAGCTGAAGCAGGTCGCCGGGCGGCTGCACACCGAGGCCGACTGGTGGCACGCGGACGTCACGGACCACGAGGCGATGACCCGGGTCGCGCGGGAGGTCAAGGAACGCTTCGGCAAGGTCGACATCGTCGTCGCCAACGCGGGGGTCGCGTCGGGCGGGCCCTTCGTGGACTCCGACCCGGTCGCCTGGCGCCGGGTCGTCGAGGTCAACCTGATCGGCGGAGCGGTCACCGCCCGGTCCTTCCTGCCGGTCCTGATGGAGTCGCGCGGCTACTTCCTCCAGATCGCCTCGCTCGCGGCGATCACCCCGGCGCCGATGATGACGGCGTACTGCGCCTCGAAGTCGGGTGTCGAGGCATTCGCGCACAGCCTGCGGGCGGAGGTCGGGTACAAGGGGGTGCGGGTCGGCGTCGGCTATCTGTCCTGGACCGACACCGACATGGTCCGGGGGGCGGACCAGAACGACGTGATGCGGGAGCTGAGGTCCCGGCTGCCCTGGCCGTCGAACCGCACCTACCCGCTGGGCCCGGCCGTCGACCGGATCGTGGCCGGCATCGAGCGGCGCTCGCCGCATGTGTACGCGCAGTGGTGGCTGCGCGGGATGCAGTCCGTGCGGGGCGCTCTGCCGGGGCTCATCGCCACCGTCGGGCAGCGTGAGATGAAGCGCTTCGAACCACGGCTCTCCGGGGTCTCCCGGGGGCTGGTGGGGGCGGGCGGAGCGGCCGACGAGCAGGCCCGTGGAAGGGGCGACGCGGCCCGGTAGCTCGCCCCGTCTGATCGAAATGCGTGGATTGTCCTGCCGTGCCACGCTGGTCGAGGCCCCAGGGGCGACACGCCCCGTATCCCTCACCCACCCAGGAGTGAACGTTCATGGGCAAGGCAGAACAGTTCAGGGACAAGGCGCAGGACCTCGCCGGTCAGGCGAAGGCGAAGATGGGCAACGCGAAGGACGAGGCGTCCGAGCGCGCTTCCCAGGCCAAGGACCGCTCCGACGAGGAGCGCCGGGCCCAGACGGAGGCGCAGGACCGTTTCGACCAGGACTACGACGTCTGACGGCCGTTCCCTGAGGAAGGCGCACCCGGGACGCCGGGTGCGCCTTCGCGTGGTCCGCCCGCGCCGTGACGCCGCGATGCCGCCGTCCCCGGTCCGTCCCCGTCCGTCACCGCGCGGTCGGGCCGTCGGGCGCCCGCGGGTCTGTTCGCCGCGCCGCCGGGGCGGCAATCCGGATGCCTCCGCCCGCCGTGGCGCGTAGCGTCCCCCCATG encodes:
- a CDS encoding SDR family oxidoreductase, whose protein sequence is MSRVSLEGQVAVVTGAARGVGELLARKLSARGARIALVGLEPEELKQVAGRLHTEADWWHADVTDHEAMTRVAREVKERFGKVDIVVANAGVASGGPFVDSDPVAWRRVVEVNLIGGAVTARSFLPVLMESRGYFLQIASLAAITPAPMMTAYCASKSGVEAFAHSLRAEVGYKGVRVGVGYLSWTDTDMVRGADQNDVMRELRSRLPWPSNRTYPLGPAVDRIVAGIERRSPHVYAQWWLRGMQSVRGALPGLIATVGQREMKRFEPRLSGVSRGLVGAGGAADEQARGRGDAAR